GGCATAGTAAGATCTAAGTTTGTTAGTGTCACACAAGTAAACAAGCAATGAGGCAATGAAAATGGTTTTTGAAAGTTGGAAAGGCGAATATGCAACTCTTGAACATTATGCTTTACTGCAGCAGAGATCCACGCATTAACACGAGATGCATCATGTTGCACTAGAAAATAGAGAGTGAACTTTTTTATATCAGAGACATGAAGAAGAAGCACTCTTTCCacaaaattcaagaaaagtGTTCTATCATAATGCAGCCTTTGTTGAAAGTCAAGATTGGGAATGCATGTCAATAGGTTTTCCCACCTTTTAGAAAGCATGCTTGTTCTTATAGCATCTATTGTTGGAAGTAAGGAAAGTATGTGTCGAAGAATCTCCTCAGGTAAATTGTCTAAGTTTTTTCTGTCCTCATCAATATCTTGTTCTTCATTCAACTTCAGCCTTTTGGGTTCTTGAATAAGGGCACTTTCATCCATTTGCAGATAGTTTGCTAGATACCTAATATTAAGAATACTGTTGTGAAccggaaaaataaaaagataacttcGATGATTTGAGGTGACTAACCTCTTGAACTTGAGAgggataataaaatttttggtttaatttttgctTGCTTCATTCATAATTCCTACTTACATAAACACTAGTGAGGAGATAATCCTCCTCACAACAAATTCCTAAAATATAGGATCCAACTCCTATTTGAATtgaaatacaaatacaaatacaaatccTAATCCTAATTTATTGCAGAAATTCACATCCTAATCTACTGCAGAACCTTATTTAAAATCAAGAGCTTTATTTGAATTCAACTAGAAAACCAACATCCTTATCTTCTTAGATTGTTATTCATGTGCAATGCAATTTCCTTTTGGTGTTGTCTGAATCATAACAAATACTTTGTCAGCTATAGCAATATCTATCAAATGTTGTTATAGAAAACTTTGTAGAAATAGAGTGAGGTACAAACATTCAGCTAAAAACATAAGctattccaaaattttcaacatttCAAAATCTTGACTAGATTGACTAGTCCCTACTCAAAAATACTCCCATGAGTCCCAttacatattcatgcatttggGTGGATCTTTGCATTTCTGTTCTTTTTTATACTTCTTAAGTCGGAGAGAGGGATTCGAACCTTGAACACATTGGTTGGAAATAGCTGGAAGTTTCAGTTGACCTAAAGGTCATAAATAGATCTTATATGCATTTGTAACACCACCAAAATTGAGAAAGTAACAGGAAATTCAGAACTGTGCACTTCAATTGACGGATAAACCATcatcttaggtttttttttgttccattttagcaatcaaaattttctatgcATAGTTACATctacaataacaataacaataacaaccaaacCTTATCCCAAAACTTTTTAACTATGGGTCCTCCACAAATTAATTAagatctatgaagcacgggtgcggcgtttgggccgccgcacccgcgttggacgcggcgacgcgcaggtgacgccgctgcctgcgcgtccggcaataaaatattatttttttcggcgcgattcgcgccgatacGGCACTgattcgggccgacgcgcgcCGATTCGGCCtgaatcggtccgtatcgggcGATTCCGGCGATTTCggccgaaatcggccgataccgccgaaattcaaaaaaaaaaaaaaagaaataggtGCGAAACGCACCGTTTTacttagcccaaaaaaaaaaaaaaagccaaacggctgcgttttgtaaaaaaaattttgaaaccctTAAGGCTTAagctctcttcatttttttgaaacCCTCAGTCCTCACAGATCACTCGTCCCAACACCAGCAGCCAAacctctcttcatttttttttctcagataCTCTCGGCCGCCCCACCGCCCACCGCCTCTTCAAGCTAGTGCTCTCAAGTCTCAagtctctcccactctctaccttGATCCTTCACACTTCGTCTCCCTTGCTCTCCGTCTCCCCTCACCGTCGTGTATCATAGCTGATggctctcacactcacactcttAGTTTATTgttaatatatgattttttagtTAGTTAATAGCTAAATTTGCAACTATTAGTTAttatgatttgtgattgtgttgtgGCTGTGATGAActgatttttttctattttttattttattttttgtgagtcttgtgacgtttaattttttatttagttaatacttaatagttaTCATTACTTagatttgtgattgtgttgtgaattgtgaattgtgaatctgtgatgatctgatttttttttttttttgtgagtatgTGACagtgggtttgattttttatttaattaatagttattatatatttggaaattatttgtaggttaaattgaATCTGTTGAATTTGAAATGGATGAAGCTACTAGCAATAAAAGGTTCACcttcatctaatgaaggaaTGCCAAATGATGAAGCTCCTCTTTGCGAtgtgactaaaatagaaaaaccatcCGGTTCTCTTGTTAAATCGTGTGGAAACACACACTTTAAGTGCAACTATTGTGGTAATATTTATTTGGGATCCTATTCTAGGGTTAAGGCTCATTTATTAAGAATTGTTAATAAAGGTATTAGAGTATGCCCTAGTGTGACACCGAGCCATAGGTTGGAAATGCAGCAAATGCATGATCAAGTTGAGAATGATAAGTTAGAAAGAGAACGGAGAAAACAAATTCCTCCCTTACCCCCACCTCCCCCAAGCCGTGGGCCTATTGGGAGTATTCCCCCATTTCGTACACAAGAAGAGAGTGATAGTACAAATCCCTTTGATGGTAATAAGAGGAGGAAGGTTGTGAATCCTACGGTGGAGAAATTATTCCAGAATAATTCTAGACATGAATTGGATAGTCAAATTGCTAGGATGTTTTACACTGGTGGGATTTCATTTAACTTTGCAAGAAACCCATATTATCGTAGTTCCTATTCATATGCTGCTACTCATAACATTCCAGGTTATATTCCTCCTGGATACAATGCTTTGagaacaacacttttgcaaagagaaaaagctcATGTTGATAgacttttgaaaccaattaaggaCTTTTGGGTTGAAAATGGTGTAAGTATAGTTTCTGATGGATGGTCAGATCCACAAAGGAGGCcccttattaatattatggctGTATCAGATGGAGGTCCAGTGTTTATTAAGGCAATTGATGGGTCAGGTGAGTTCAAAGACAAACATTATATTGCTGGGGTGTTGAGGGATGCTATAAAAGAGATTGGACATGAGAAAGTTGTCCAAGTCATCACTGATAATGCTAATGTGATGAAATCAGCGTGGAGCTCTTATTGAGGGTGagtatcctaaaatattttggacaccctgtgttgtccacactctcaatctagttttgaagaatatttgtgcagcaaaaaacactgaaaagaatgaagttacatatgaggaatgtagttggattacacgtattgctgatgatgcatccttcatacgtgtttttatcatgaaccattcaatgaggttggcaatgtttaatgaattttgtccattaaaatTGCTCCAAGTTGCTGATACTAGATTTGCTTCGGTTGTGATAATGCTAAAaaggttgaagttgataaaaagatgcCTTCAAGCCATGGCTATTAGTGAGCAATGGGCTTCTTATAGGGAGGATGATGTTGGAAAAGCTTAAAAGGTGAAAGAGATGATTCTAAGTGATCTTTGGTGGGATAAGGTTGATTATATCCTTGAATTCACAGcacctatttatgatatgataCGAGTAGCTGACACAGATAAGCCTTGTCTTCATCTTATGTATGAGATGTGGGATTCAATGATAGAGAATGTAAAGGTAGCAATATATCGACATGAAGGCTTGGAAGATAATGAGTATAGCtcattttggagtgtggtgtatGATATACTTATTGATCGTTGGACTAAAAATTGTACTCCACTACACTGCTTGGCTCATTCGTTAAATCCTAGGtaagtacatttattttctattttctattttctattttctttagttcccctttctagtaaaacacacgtttcatttatatttgttttttaatctttaactctagGTATTACTCTACTAAATGGCTTTTGGAGAATTCAAAACGCATCCCTCCACATCGAGATCatgaaatttctatggaaaGGAGCAAGTGTTTGGATCGATTCTTTGAAGATGTGAATGAATTAAATGTGGTGAAGTCTGAGTTTGCTGCATTTTCAGGAGGGAGGTTTCCTTCACCAGCTGTCTTGACAGATAGGTGGGTCTTACAACCTTTGGTTTGGTGGCAATACCATGGTTCCAcatttccaactcttcaaacccttgctcttaaacttcttggacaaccttgttcatcttcatgtgctgagaggaattggagcacatacaaatttattcattccttaaaaagaaacaaaatggctcCTGCACGTGCTGAggatttggtatatgtgcattCTAATCTTCGACTCTTGTCAAGGCGCAATGCGGAGTACATAAATAGAGATACAAAGATGTGGGATATTGCAGGAGACTTTTGGAATGAGAGCGACATACATGGAGGAGCTGGAATTCTTGAGAATGCAGCTCTTACACTTGATGAGCCAGAGTTGGAGGCCATGGTTATAGGGAATGTTAGCACTAGTGTTACAactagtgaaagtgaagttcgaagtgaagctattgatcttgaggatgatgaaattggtgtttgattgtcttgttgattgtcttgttgatgtatcttttattttgttttagactttagtttcaaacttgtgagttgtattttaattttcaaacatcatggaatgtttatataatgaagttgtattctagttattatttactattgttcttaaatttggtatatgtttatataatgtgaaaaaagtatgtttagcaatatattaaaaatataaataaaaatatttttaataattttttaatcgccgcaccccgccgcacccgcaccctactttttcagaaattgccgagtcccgcacccgctcccgcacccgcacccaaatcccgaaacgcacccgtgcttcatagattaAGATCGACCCCATGTATTCATAGAGGACATCTCAAGTTATATTTTTAGTGGATTTGTTTATAATAAAGTGAATAAATTTTATGTCAGTAGATTAAACTACAGCAACCCTCCTTATTTTGAACTTTACCAGTTGTGAACGGAATATATAAAACTAAGCAAAGGGGGAGTTTTATTATGCAGGAATACATTTATAAGATAATATATTATAGTGTGCATGCTTACATATTTATGTGTAGCATAATTAAAACACACCCAAAATTTGTATCAATTAATCTGTCAAAActatactctcttttttttttggaaatatctAGCCCCTATGAATTTGTTTATTCAGCCAGGGCAAGTAAGGGCAAGATAGTCATTGTAACCATGATGAAGAGGACAAAATCGTTAAAagtataagttaaaaaaaaaattttaaaaaaaaaactaagaatttaAGTATAGCACATAAGCTAACATAAGCAAAGTAGTGAGAGAAAAATGTTTAAGGATGATAAAATCATATAGAAAAGAGTAATGGCTGGATAATTACCGTTTATGCCACTAGAGGGAATTAAATGATGGCGTTTATGGTGGATGGCATGGCTTGATGTTTTCAGATGGAGGAGGagaagtagagaaaagaaagtgTGAGTTTAGGAAAAGAAatccctccaaaaaaaataaataataatagtgaAAACGATGGAGTGAGCAAAACGTTAGTGCTTTGGTGAAATGAGTAGATGGGCTTGGGCCTATCACATTTTTTAGTGATCAATCCATTTGAAATTTGTTCATATTCATAGAGATAGGTAGAATATGTGAGCCTCTCCAAACATTCAAAAAAAGGCCCTTTGGGGGTGGAGGGGAGATAAGGGGCACTTCAGTCCGAAACATCCTAGGCCCGTAATGCCTCTCTTCATTTGCTTGCCCCCTTCCAACTCATAATGCCAAATGCCTATTAAATTATCTAGTTCTAAAAGCTAATCGCCAAAAGCTCACCTTTCGGGTGATCCATGGTTTGGTAACAAAAAAGGGTGTAAGCTTGGAGCCCACCATGTCTTCAAGAGATTTTGGGGATGGTTACTAGGAGTCTCTAGCATTCATCCTTCAGTTGGATTGAGTGAGACAGAAAGATGACTAAGCCTTCCTGCTCTATTGGAAACTATCCTCTATCAAAAAGTCTCGTAAtctattagattttttttatttgatcaatAAGAAAGAAGTCAGAGGTAAACTCCCCTTTATGTTTCCCTTCCTTTATGCAAAGGTTCTCATAAAGCTCATCTTTTGAAAAAGCGCTTGCTACTTTTTTGTGAATATGCTGCTCatcacacatatatatgaacCTTGAGTTGTGCTATTCACATATCTGGTGGGCTAATTATTTGGACTGTTATACCCATAGATTATTTAACAACTCACTAgtttaactggtaaagtttataatagttgaataagaaatttctGGTTCAATCctcgtctacaccaaaaactgattgatgtttttgtaaaaaaaaaatgtctaattttttttttccattataactatcaaatttgtcccaaaaaaaaaaaaaacattggaaTGGAAGGGATTGGGGATGAGAGAGGATCATTCCCAAACTTGAGCTAGGCTgacctcccttttttttttttttttttcccaatgtACTACTATTATTAAATGTCACATAGATTTGTTCCCTATGTTTgattgactaaaaaaaaaagatcctaTGATTCCCAAGAAAATCATCTACATGTCGGAGGTGAGGATAGCACTAGCAATGGCAAAGCACTATTTTAAAGCCAAAACagttttcatataaaaaatttatttttgaaaaatctgtgtgtttgtgtttggtaacaattttgataaatgattatgaaaaaattttttttttttttatcccaccAAATATCATATTAACATGTAGTGGTTGTGGTGGCGAAGGCAAGTCAGATGGCGCATCAAAGACCATGTGGTGACGAAGGAGGCgataatggtggtggtggtatgGCAACAAAGGCAACCATACCGTCTATGGTAATTGCCATGGCCTGCAATAATAGGAGTATTTTGTTTACCACAATCCACAAAAACGTTTTCAATtgacttcttttgtttttggctgTACTCATTTAAAAACAAGGACAACTTTTataggaaaacattttccaccgaaacaaatagaaaattagATTGATCTCAGGCCCACATTTAGCCACATTGATATTTGataccttttctttcttttgctaaAGCATTATGagataaaaatggaaaaagaaaactgAAGGCAAATCAATAATGTACAGCCCCAAAAGATAGAAATGAGAATGGTTGTCAAAATTCCGATCTAGATCTtacgatcctacgattttaCAATCTCACCTACTCAAAACGATCCGgatctttcaaggatctttgTGATCGTTCAGAATCGGTAGGATCGTATGATTCTGACGATTCTAAACGACCTTGATTTCTTATAATCTTCTTTAACAAAAGGCTCAGTTGGactcaaatgaaaaataaaatctcaatagatcAAGTTTTTCCACTCTAATGTAGAAAGAGTGTCAGTTGGgcccaaatttaaaaaaaatcacaatagtgtcacattttgaggtttttggcctctttaaatgatatgtacaaataaatatagtgatatatgataattatatcaatgaatatataatttatgtgattatttaacatactaatatgtattttttgttttttctcaaataatgtaaGATCTTACGATCTTCAATCTGATCCTATAATCTACAATCCCACCTACCTCCTACGATTCTACGTTGGATCCCGATTTTGATAACCTTGGAAATGAggggttttttttattcaaaaaaacaCATAACCACAATAAATTTATGCATGTAAACTAATGAATCATTaacatgtgtgtatatatagggtccatttggataaaacttattgctgaaaactgaaaactgaaaacattgtagcaaaataatttttaaatgtataaatagtattgtgggacccattttgaattaaaaaataactgaaaataaaatttgtgggtccgtgaacagtacacgaaCGCACTGTTCACGGCAGAAAGCAGCTGAAAAGTCAGATATatacggctactgttcatgaacagtagccgtttGTCCCTGAAAAGCGTGCTgctgcaggaaaaaaaaaaaaaaaaagaggagaaacgCAGGACAGTCAACAAGTGcggctgggaaaaaaaaaaaaaaaagagcaaaacgcGTCTGGACTAAACGCAGACGCGGAAACGCTCAATCCAAACACTCACATAGTGTGCATTACAACTTATAATTGTGTCTTTAGATCACTCATTAACATAACCCTATTTCAAATTACACAACATATAACTTTAATCTTCAACCCCTTGCTCCTTGTACTAAGCAAGGGAAATGAAAGTTTTGGTAGCAATATAATGGCCAAAGTTTTGAGATATTCTACCAACCATGAGCAATATAATGCCTGCTATGCGCCATAGAATGCATAAATCTTAGGTTAATGTAGCATTGATATATGGACAGTAAAAGCCTTGCTAAGAGAGAATAACAAGTACAAATTACCATCACATGACAGCAAgttacatagttttttttttttttttgagaaactaagTTACACAGTTAATTAGAAGGTTAAGGCAGGGAGCAAAGGAAATGGAGTCTTTAAAGTTCAAAGTATAATGAAATAAATAGACATACTATCACATTTTCCAAGAAATAGGTATTAAACGCTTTCATGAGtattcaaaaagaaattcacaattttttgacCCTCTAGGGAGCTTCAATAACTGCTCACAAACCTTCTCCCGCTTCTCCAAGTCCCCTGCCAAATGCTCTGAACAATATATAACTATTTTGTTCAAGACCAGCGCATTCTTGAGCAAAATCTTTATTGCAGATAGCTCCTTTTCATCTCCATCATAACAACAAACTATAATGCAGTTTAGCTGTGACAATAAACATGGAGGCACTGGGTCCAGTATGCTATCATCTTTTTCACAATCTGAGGACAGACTGAACACCTAATATATCATTGCACATTAGATGTTTTAATTATCACGGAAAAAAGCAACAATAATATGGAACAGATATAAGATAGTAATCATGGTAGTGCTGATGAAGTTACCTCATTAAATTCCAGAGTCTTAAGATTGGGAGATTCTTGCAATATcttctgttaggttctaagacctttaggtttaaatgtattagaatacTAATTTgcaatgttggcaaaccatgatcaaaacgttttagtcttgtttagactgctcaaagtatgtgtcttatatgtaaagttagaatcgagttgctgcagaatttactgtgcaattttgcctggctcgatcgatcgagaattagactcgaccgatcgaaagtcgtgcaaaattttttttctacagatTTTTCCAACTAAGTCCAATCCCATTAAGGATtcgggtttcagatctacttctcctactatataaaggaaaccctaagcacgtttttaaaggcttaaaagagagagaagagtgtgtctccttttgtatctagggtttgtacccaaaagctctctagagtcttttttgttgttgatgctgtgtgtgtgaatcttttgtgagatctagaagtgtttgccttcacacatactcagggttatcaaggatcaagactatgtcaagaaattgatgatcattcagttgttgtattaagagtttaaagatatacaagtgggagtgcttgtgcttgctgggaattcaagaaagaaatagtctgtggactcggagctgtcacgtggtcgtggtagtaagtttcctactcgaggtagtaataggatgttagtggtctaagtcgctattgtgtaaacttcaattctttcatagtggattcgttttaccttgaggatagttaggttaaatcctccccaagttttttaccggtttggttttcctgagtcatcatatcattgtgttatttatttttccgctactttttgcatgatatgatatatttgtgttaacctagatttgcataatttacctaagttaataacttggttaaataactaggttaatctgattgttttaaggggtctaaaaacgtacatcTTCAACAGTGCTGTGGAGCCAAGATTTATTGACCCTTGCCATAATTCCAAATTTAGCAGGTTATTGAACATAGGCATATGACGTGGGAATTCTGCAGCATATTTTAGAGCCTACCAATAGTATAAAGAAATGCGTCATAATTAAGAGACTTTGTGGAACAtagcaaaaaagaaagtaaatgaCAAATGCATTTATAAAAGCATGTAAATACGATTGTGAAGTGTGATTAAAGATTATTGGATAAGAACTTATAATTAAACAAAGATTTAAATAATTTCCAATCATTAAGTGATGTATGTAAGAAGTCACTAAGGCTTTGGCTCAAGTGATAAGATATATTGGATGGGGTTGGGGTACACCATATGTTCAAGTCTTTATCTagaaaagaagacaaaattGTATTCAATATCAACGAGACAATGACACCCTACAGTACAACATTGACAATATACAGAAACTCTAATCATTAAAATAGAACTCATTTAAGTAGCACCTCTTCAAAGCTTTTCCCATTGCAATATAGAAACTACTCATTTGGGTGCCTTCATTCCTTactaaataagtttttaaattactaTACTTTAGTTTTAACCCATTTGATTTTGTAAGCatcattaattaaaaacaaaaaacaaaaaacaaaacaaaaccaaacaaaaaaaaacagagaaactTCTCATCATTCATATAGATTTcttgacaatcaaattatgaaatcaccaaaagaaaaattctttgaaACTAAAGGTACACTGGGATCCAAAATATAACATATCTTTGAAGTTAGCATAGGGATATGGGATTTTGAATATGGGAGTTGATTGGACCAGATATACCCACATAGGATGCAGATTGTAagcaaaagtgaaaaaaaatcttgaatatGGTGAAATTGTTTGTCAAT
The sequence above is drawn from the Castanea sativa cultivar Marrone di Chiusa Pesio chromosome 5, ASM4071231v1 genome and encodes:
- the LOC142635681 gene encoding uncharacterized protein LOC142635681 → MKLLAIKGSPSSNEGMPNDEAPLCDVTKIEKPSGSLVKSCGNTHFKCNYCGNIYLGSYSRVKAHLLRIVNKGIRVCPSVTPSHRLEMQQMHDQVENDKLERERRKQIPPLPPPPPSRGPIGSIPPFRTQEESDSTNPFDGNKRRKVVNPTVEKLFQNNSRHELDSQIARMFYTGGISFNFARNPYYRSSYSYAATHNIPGYIPPGYNALRTTLLQREKAHVDRLLKPIKDFWVENGVSIVSDGWSDPQRRPLINIMAVSDGGPVFIKAIDGSGEFKDKHYIAGVLRDAIKEIGHEKVVQVITDNANVMKSAWSSY
- the LOC142635680 gene encoding F-box/FBD/LRR-repeat protein At5g56420-like codes for the protein MDESALIQEPKRLKLNEEQDIDEDRKNLDNLPEEILRHILSLLPTIDAIRTSMLSKRWENLLTCIPNLDFQQRLHYDRTLFLNFVERVLLLHVSDIKKFTLYFLVQHDASRVNAWISAAVKHNVQELHIRLSNFQKPFSLPHCLFTCVTLTNLDLTMPCILKLPPTICFSKLKILILRCVRFSDEHSTQQLFSGFPVLEELCLDDCHWMNLKVVSICAHKLSSLMIQDPYKKRRSDLDGCQVTILGVSLKSFYYTGEFFNEYSLHKSALLVEAYINVCGSRTRPRLVAKCREITTKFPTCENKI